In Mycteria americana isolate JAX WOST 10 ecotype Jacksonville Zoo and Gardens chromosome 5, USCA_MyAme_1.0, whole genome shotgun sequence, one DNA window encodes the following:
- the DLST gene encoding dihydrolipoyllysine-residue succinyltransferase component of 2-oxoglutarate dehydrogenase complex, mitochondrial gives MLLLWRSRCLGRALGRSLRALRQGNCTLARCSLSGVAGSQGLAYTNSRNLVVNSSSVFTVRYFRTTAVRRDDVVTVNTPAFAESVTEGDVRWEKAVGDTVAEDEVVCEIETDKTSVQVPAPAAGVIEALLVPDGGKVEGGTPLFKLRKTGAAPAKAKPAAAPPPPAAPEPVAAAAPTPAAAAPTPAAAPIPTTMPPVPPVSTQPIDSKPVSAVKPAAPAAAAPPAEAVPSKGARSEHRVKMNRMRQRIAQRLKEAQNTCAMLTTFNEIDMSNIREMRAVHKDTFLKKHNLKLGFMSAFVKAAAFALQDQPVVNAVIDDTTKEIVYRDYVDISVAVATPRGLVVPVVRNVENMNFADIERAIYELGEKARKNELAIEDMDGGTFTISNGGVFGSLFGTPIINPPQSAILGMHAIFDRPVAVGGKIEVRPMMYVALTYDHRLIDGREAVTFLRKIKAAVEDPRVLLLDL, from the exons atgctgctgctgtggcgGTCCCGCTGCCTGGGCCGGGCGCTGGGCCGGTCGCTGCGCGCCCTCCGGCAG GGGAACTGTACTCTGGCAAGATGCTCTCTGTCTG GTGTGGCTGGGAGCCAGGGACTGGCTTACACCAACAGCAGGAACCTTGT agTAAATAGCTCCAGTGTCTTCACTGTCCGTTACTTCAGAACCACTGCAGTACGTA GGGATGACGTGGTTACAGTGAACACACCAGCCTTTGCAGAGTCAGTCACAGAAGGAGATGTCAGGTGGGAGAAAG CTGTTGGAGACACAGTGGCGGAAGATGAAGTGGTGTGTGAGATTGAAACAGACAAG acaTCAGTGCAAgttccagccccagcagctggtgtGATTGAAGCCCTTCTGGTACCTGATGGTGGCAAAGTGGAAGGGGGGACACCTCTGTTCAAACTCAGGAAAACTGGAG CTGCTCCTGCCAAGGccaaaccagcagcagcccctcctcctcctgcagcccctgaaCCTGTAGCTGCGGCTGCTCCTacccctgctgcagctgctcctaCCCCTGCTGCAGCACCAATTCCTACTACAATGCCACCAGTGCCGCCTGTGTCAACTCAGCCCATCGACAGCAAACCAG TGTCTGCAGTGAAGCCAgctgcacctgcagcagcagcccctcctGCGGAGGCAGTGCCCAGCAAAGGTGCCAGATCAGAGCATAGG gtgaAAATGAATAGGATGCGTCAGCGTATTGCTCAGCGGCTGAAAGAGGCTCAGAATACTTGTGCCATGCTGACCACTTTCAATGAGATCGATATGAG CAACATCCGGGAGATGAGAGCTGTACACAAGGATACCTTCCTGAAAAAGCACAACCTGAAGCTAGGTTTCATGTCAGCTTTTGTGaaagctgcagcctttgctctgcAGGACCAGCCTGTTGTGAATGCAG tgATTGATGACACGACCAAAGAGATTGTGTACAGGGACTATGTGGACATCAGTGTCGCTGTAGCAACTCCCCGG GGCCTTGTGGTCCCTGTCGTTAGGAATGTAGAAAACATGAACTTTGCTGACATAGAGCGTGCTATCTACGAGTTGGGGGAGAAG GCACGGAAAAATGAACTGGCCATTGAAGACATGGATGGCGGCACTTTCACAATCAGCAACGGAGGGGTTTTTGGGTCACTCTTTGGGACACCTATCATTAACCCACCCCAGTCTGCCATCTTAGGCATGCATGCCATCTTCGACAGGCCTGTGGCTGTGGGAGGCAAG ATCGAGGTGCGGCCCATGATGTACGTGGCACTGACATACGATCACCGGCTGATTGACGGCAGAGAGGCAGTGACTTTCCTGCGCAAGATCAAGGCAGCGGTGGAGGATCCCCGCGTGCTGCTGCTCGACCTGTAG